A window of the Fibrobacter sp. genome harbors these coding sequences:
- a CDS encoding SDR family oxidoreductase codes for MKNYFDLSGQVAVVTGCSTGLGVQMAKALANQGAKIVAIARRKEMIDAVAKELAETYGVETLAVQCDITDTAKVEAAVDEILAKFGRIDVLINNAGTGAVAPAEDITDDQLNHEMNVDLGGTFKMARAVAKKAMLPAKYGRIINIASMYGLVGNKICGSAPYHAAKGAVVNLTRALAAEWSSKGINVNAICPGYFYTPLTKETLDSDFFQQNAKTMIPAERYGNEGELDTAAIFLASKASSYVTGIMVPVDGGYTCM; via the coding sequence ATGAAGAATTATTTCGATCTCTCTGGCCAGGTCGCTGTTGTTACTGGCTGCTCTACCGGTCTCGGTGTTCAGATGGCTAAGGCTCTCGCAAACCAGGGCGCAAAGATTGTCGCAATCGCTCGTCGTAAGGAAATGATCGACGCTGTCGCCAAGGAACTCGCAGAAACTTATGGTGTTGAAACTCTCGCTGTCCAGTGCGACATTACCGACACCGCTAAGGTCGAAGCAGCTGTTGACGAAATCCTCGCCAAGTTCGGTCGTATCGACGTTCTCATCAACAACGCTGGTACCGGCGCTGTTGCTCCGGCAGAAGACATCACCGACGATCAGCTCAACCACGAAATGAACGTTGACCTGGGTGGTACCTTCAAGATGGCTCGTGCAGTTGCCAAGAAGGCTATGCTTCCGGCTAAGTACGGTCGTATCATCAACATCGCTTCTATGTACGGCCTTGTTGGTAACAAGATCTGCGGTTCTGCACCGTATCACGCAGCAAAGGGTGCTGTTGTTAACCTGACCCGCGCTCTCGCCGCTGAATGGTCCAGCAAGGGCATCAATGTTAACGCAATTTGCCCGGGTTACTTCTATACCCCGCTCACCAAGGAAACTCTCGACTCCGACTTCTTCCAGCAGAATGCTAAGACTATGATCCCGGCAGAACGCTATGGAAACGAAGGCGAACTCGACACCGCTGCTATCTTCCTTGCATCCAAGGCTTCTAGCTACGTTACCGGCATCATGGTTCCGGTTGACGGCGGCTACACCTGCATGTAG
- a CDS encoding very short patch repair endonuclease: MGTGKIKSRKLARKKPLTRSQMMQAVHSKNTKPEVIVRRGLFKQGFRYRLHRRDLAGTPDIFVLKYGVVVFINGCFWHQHGCKLTSRPKSNSEFWDNKFTNNVVRDIKTNWQLSLEGYRVATIWECSLLNEESAKRTLERLTAFIQSDEESIEI, encoded by the coding sequence ATGGGTACCGGCAAAATAAAATCCCGAAAGCTCGCAAGGAAAAAACCGCTGACCCGCTCCCAGATGATGCAGGCTGTTCACTCCAAGAACACCAAGCCCGAAGTCATCGTGCGCCGCGGGCTTTTCAAGCAGGGCTTCCGTTACCGCTTGCACCGTCGCGACCTCGCTGGCACTCCGGATATTTTCGTCCTTAAGTACGGCGTGGTAGTTTTCATCAACGGTTGCTTCTGGCATCAGCACGGCTGCAAGCTCACCAGCCGCCCCAAAAGCAATTCCGAATTCTGGGATAACAAGTTCACCAACAACGTGGTTCGTGACATCAAGACCAATTGGCAGCTCTCTCTGGAAGGTTACCGCGTGGCCACCATATGGGAATGTTCCCTCCTGAACGAAGAATCTGCAAAACGTACATTGGAGCGCCTCACCGCATTTATCCAGAGCGACGAAGAATCCATCGAGATTTAG
- the tmk gene encoding dTMP kinase has protein sequence MKTAKHFISLEGIDGSGKSTQIDMLIKELEAAGYEVVKLREPGGAKISEQIRGILLDPAFKGIMGDDTELLLYNAARAQVIAEIIKPALAAGKIVIADRFAWSTFAYQGYARGLGAEKVQRLTELTCGDCFPELTVVIDISVECSRARTAKRGGAPDRLESEKSEFFEKVRQGYLAAARDYSDCVQAVNGERSPEEVFADLWKLVKSKL, from the coding sequence ATGAAGACGGCAAAGCACTTTATTTCTCTCGAAGGCATCGACGGCTCCGGCAAGTCAACGCAGATTGACATGCTGATCAAGGAGCTGGAGGCCGCCGGCTACGAAGTGGTGAAACTTCGTGAACCGGGTGGCGCCAAGATTTCCGAACAAATTCGCGGAATCCTTCTGGACCCTGCCTTCAAGGGAATTATGGGCGACGATACGGAACTGCTTTTGTACAATGCAGCCCGCGCCCAGGTGATTGCCGAAATCATCAAGCCTGCACTTGCTGCCGGCAAGATCGTGATTGCAGACCGATTCGCGTGGAGCACTTTTGCCTACCAGGGTTATGCCCGCGGGCTTGGCGCCGAGAAGGTGCAGCGCCTTACGGAGCTTACCTGTGGCGACTGCTTCCCGGAACTGACTGTAGTTATTGATATCAGCGTAGAATGCAGCCGTGCACGCACCGCCAAGCGCGGGGGCGCTCCCGACCGTCTCGAAAGCGAAAAGTCTGAATTCTTTGAGAAGGTTCGTCAGGGTTACCTTGCAGCCGCCCGCGACTATAGCGACTGTGTTCAGGCAGTCAATGGCGAACGTTCTCCGGAAGAAGTTTTCGCTGACTTGTGGAAGCTGGTCAAGTCCAAGCTTTAA
- a CDS encoding acyltransferase, with translation MPKVLGLKMAGKNPAIELIRIIACLLVIMAHSQVPIVDGSSIVSGRLAVSTIIADDVPLFLLVTGFFFFGRVKSDGDIFSAFKYKLKSFAVNIYVPTLIYIVIAIFFKYSIDPNVTSLANADWNYLERFIFRLAPGDHLWYICTYMSFVFFFPMLAFLCQNDPQKNKMRRTLLCFAIGYAVVGDVLYFLRHPVLDLDKFLWGYCTIFLILGYELSLFVPKFLSKVQKLPRLKLALIGAGIYLLGFAVKFGLQLYMFGQFNYVDNRFRWLQCSPCFVTAVGLFLLIYAVGSLIKKDGKFAWVVNFVGSSTFMVYLFHQLAIMKTLQWRSDIWFKLDACKTVFDSFAFYLGYGLAVLAVTLPIAMVFKLAFDNSLGRILKK, from the coding sequence ATGCCGAAGGTCCTTGGACTGAAAATGGCTGGCAAAAATCCTGCCATCGAACTCATCCGAATTATCGCCTGTTTGCTAGTGATCATGGCTCACAGCCAGGTTCCTATTGTAGACGGTTCCTCTATTGTGAGTGGCCGTCTCGCTGTTTCTACCATTATTGCAGACGATGTTCCGTTGTTTCTTTTGGTGACGGGTTTCTTCTTTTTCGGTCGCGTAAAATCCGATGGGGATATTTTCTCCGCCTTCAAGTACAAGCTCAAAAGCTTTGCCGTGAATATTTACGTGCCCACGCTTATCTACATCGTCATTGCGATCTTCTTCAAGTACTCAATCGATCCGAACGTCACATCCCTTGCCAATGCGGATTGGAACTACCTGGAACGATTCATCTTCAGGCTCGCTCCTGGTGACCACCTGTGGTACATTTGCACCTACATGTCTTTCGTATTCTTCTTTCCCATGCTTGCATTCCTTTGCCAGAACGATCCGCAGAAGAACAAGATGCGACGCACCTTGCTTTGCTTTGCCATCGGTTATGCCGTGGTGGGTGATGTCCTTTATTTCCTTCGTCATCCCGTGCTTGACTTGGACAAGTTCCTTTGGGGCTATTGCACCATCTTCCTGATTCTGGGTTACGAACTTTCCTTGTTTGTTCCCAAGTTCCTGTCAAAGGTTCAGAAGCTGCCTCGTTTGAAACTTGCGTTGATTGGCGCCGGTATCTACCTGCTGGGTTTCGCTGTGAAGTTCGGCCTGCAGCTGTACATGTTCGGTCAGTTCAATTATGTGGATAATCGATTCAGGTGGCTTCAGTGCTCCCCCTGTTTTGTGACTGCGGTGGGCCTGTTCCTGTTGATTTACGCTGTAGGTTCCCTGATCAAGAAAGATGGCAAATTTGCCTGGGTGGTGAACTTCGTGGGTTCCAGTACATTCATGGTTTATCTGTTCCACCAGCTTGCAATTATGAAAACTCTCCAGTGGAGATCAGATATTTGGTTCAAGTTGGACGCCTGCAAGACTGTTTTTGACTCTTTTGCCTTCTATTTAGGTTATGGTTTGGCCGTTTTGGCGGTAACTTTGCCCATTGCCATGGTGTTTAAACTGGCATTTGATAATTCTTTGGGCCGTATTTTAAAGAAATAG
- a CDS encoding LamG domain-containing protein codes for MAKLSFKKFLIGTLGTAAISIAADSAAIIAAESSAIPKDGLVAYYPFTDGSLENAASVTMPATRDPLIGTAPDIVNKGASFGTDRFGNKNSAAVFSGDTNCYMEIPDDDAFSIITTGALTISVWVSPATLNFKNAEKGGYVHWMGKGIPQQHEWTFRMYNKDLTESQENRPNRMSAYAFNLKGGLGSGSYVQEELTENEWIHFAARYDVAGNTITLFKNGVQKDQDPLFDETYGVQVENGTAPVRLGTRSLWSFFEGRIDDLRFYNRSLSDEEIFALYNEGNSFATDTSITESIRPVSLRGKREIPNHGFVGFNKRQGILFSDGKKQMHDSKGRGIN; via the coding sequence ATGGCCAAACTTTCATTTAAAAAATTTCTTATTGGAACTTTGGGAACTGCCGCGATTTCTATTGCTGCGGACTCTGCTGCGATTATTGCTGCAGAATCTTCCGCCATTCCCAAAGACGGCCTTGTCGCCTATTACCCCTTTACCGACGGAAGCCTAGAAAATGCGGCAAGCGTAACCATGCCCGCAACAAGAGATCCCCTAATCGGCACAGCTCCCGATATCGTCAACAAGGGAGCCTCTTTCGGCACAGACCGATTCGGGAACAAAAATTCCGCGGCGGTATTTAGTGGTGACACAAACTGCTACATGGAGATCCCCGATGACGACGCCTTCAGCATCATTACCACAGGCGCCCTCACCATCTCCGTATGGGTCAGTCCAGCAACGCTAAACTTTAAAAACGCAGAAAAAGGCGGATACGTCCACTGGATGGGAAAGGGAATCCCGCAGCAACATGAATGGACCTTCCGCATGTACAACAAGGACCTGACGGAATCACAGGAGAACCGTCCCAACAGAATGTCCGCATACGCCTTCAACTTAAAAGGCGGCCTCGGTTCCGGAAGCTATGTTCAGGAGGAACTTACCGAAAACGAGTGGATCCATTTTGCAGCTCGCTATGACGTGGCTGGAAATACCATCACCCTTTTCAAGAACGGAGTCCAAAAAGACCAGGACCCGCTTTTCGACGAGACCTACGGTGTACAGGTTGAAAATGGAACAGCCCCCGTGCGTCTTGGGACACGCTCCCTCTGGAGTTTTTTCGAGGGGCGCATCGATGACTTGCGTTTCTATAACCGCTCCCTAAGCGACGAGGAAATTTTCGCACTCTACAACGAAGGCAATTCCTTCGCCACCGACACATCGATTACAGAATCAATTCGTCCCGTTTCATTACGGGGCAAAAGAGAAATCCCGAACCACGGATTTGTCGGATTCAACAAGAGGCAGGGTATCCTATTTAGCGACGGCAAAAAGCAAATGCACGATTCCAAGGGTCGAGGGATTAACTAA